One Gemmatimonadaceae bacterium genomic window carries:
- a CDS encoding RidA family protein, whose translation MSVQTIHTDHAPKAIGPYAQAVRANGFLFTAGQIALDPQTMEVVPGDVAAQTEQVLSNLTAVLEAAGTGWAHVVKTTVFLRDMADFTAVNAVYARVLGDARPARSTVAVFGLPRDVRVEIEAVASIP comes from the coding sequence ATGTCCGTTCAGACCATTCACACCGACCACGCGCCCAAGGCGATCGGCCCCTACGCACAGGCGGTACGGGCCAACGGATTCCTCTTCACGGCCGGGCAGATCGCCCTCGATCCCCAGACGATGGAAGTGGTGCCGGGCGACGTGGCGGCACAGACCGAGCAAGTACTCTCGAATTTGACGGCCGTGCTCGAAGCCGCCGGCACCGGATGGGCGCACGTGGTGAAGACGACGGTGTTCCTTCGCGACATGGCCGACTTCACGGCGGTCAATGCGGTGTACGCACGGGTGCTCGGTGACGCCCGGCCTGCCCGTTCGACCGTCGCCGTGTTCGGACTGCCGCGGGATGTGCGCGTCGAGATCGAAGCCGTCGCGTCAATTCCGTGA